Genomic window (Sediminispirochaeta smaragdinae DSM 11293):
CGGTTTCAGTCTAGCGACAAAAGGATGCGCCTTTCGTTTCGTTCCGACTACCCCGCCGTCGGCTTTCTGACCCATATCCCGCGGATCGTCACGAAAAACAAAAAAAACGAAAACGGCAAAGAGCGCAAGCCCCAAAGCCATCATTCGCCATGTTTCCCGCCAGCCCGCCGAGGTAATCATCTTGTCGATAAGGCCGGGTGCCGCGGAAAACCCGAGAGAAACAGAGATACCGAGGAAGGCATTCGCAAGTCCACGACGCCGATCAAACCACTTCATTGTCATGTTCCTGCTAAGCATGGTGAGATTTCCCTGACCGAAAAAACGAACGAGGAAAAATCCGAAAGCAAGAACGATAAAAGAGACCACTGTTTCCGGAAGTGCCGTAACGCGTGCCGCTTTCGATGCTATGTGATCACTAAAGGAGAGAAACATCAGGGTCAACGCAAGAAATAACACGACAGGAACCCCCATCCGCCGAGCCCCGAGGCGATCATAGACCCTTCCGGCGAAAGAGAGAAGAAAGGCGGAGGAAATGGTTCCGATCAAATATGCAAGACTGATCCCACTGCGGGAAATCGAATGAACGGCAAGCAGAAAATCGGTAAAAACCGAAACCCCGACCGTCTGGCCGGGGATACTGGCAAGGGTTCCAAGGATTGCGGCGGGCAAAATAATCCAGCCGTAGAAAAAACGCTTCATACTACAGTGGTACCATGAATAGAAGCGGTATGTCGATCACTGCGTGCTTAGCAAAAAAACTATGCTCCGCTTCCAGGAGGAAGATTCATTCACTCAGGATCTGCTGTAACAGCGATCGTACGGCAGCACTACAGGATTTTATTACCATTCCTAAACACTGGAGGATCGGACGACAAATTCGGGAGCCAAAAGATGCCGTTTCGGTTTCGAATCAGGAGAGGCCATAAGATCCAGCAGCTCCATTGCAGCGATACGTCCCATATCGCGAATCGACTGAGAAACCGTTGTGAGGGGGATCCTGCACAGGCTTGAAAGTCGTATATTGTCGTAGCCGACCACCGATACCTGCTCTGGGATTGGTATCGAGAGAGCCACCAAATGCTCCATGACCCCCAGGGCGACGTTGTCGTTGGTAATAAAGAGCACACTCTTTTTCCTCTCAATTTCATCCCGTGAGAGGAGAATCGGAACCAGATCATATCCGTCTTCAAAGGTTTTTACGCCCCGATAACGTTTAATGTCTCCCTTGGAGTGATCAACACAGTTATAAAAGCCGTCGACCCGATCGCCCATAGACTGATGCTCAAAACCCGTTATCAAAATAGTCTGTTCCTTCTCAAGACTATTGATATAGTGGGCCGCGAGCTCCCCTCCCTTTACATTGTCACAGGAGACATAGGAAATCTCTTCATCTTCCGGAATACAATTCATGAGCACAAAGGGGATTCCCGCATGCTTAAGAAGACGGATCGTAGGTGATTCAGGGAGAACCGGGGCAAGAAGAATACCGTCCACCCTGCTGCTGATCAAAGAACGGACAAGCAAAAACTCCCGCTCCTCAACCCAACGAGAACTGGAAAGTTGCATTGAATAATTCTGTGTATTCAGGACCCAGTCCACCCCTTCGGCTATCTCAATAAAAAAGAAGTTTGACAACTCATCTATCACCACCCCGATATTCCTCGTAGGCGTGCCGGCGAGCCCCTGGGCCAGCTGATTCGGAATATAGTCCATCTGCTTCATGAGCTCCAGGACCCTATTCCTGGTCTTGCTGTTTACCATATCGGGCCTCGACAAGACCCTTGAAACCGTTGATTTGGAAACCCCGGCCGCTTTCGCAATATCCATGATGGTTACTTTATTCATTACAACTCCTTTAACCGATTATGCAACCGGTATCAAAGAAATCTCCACTACAAGAGATACATACACCATGTATCACCTATAGAATATCACAGCCATCTTATCATAATAGCTATTATTGTTGTAATGCAAGAGAAAAATATCTTTATGTATATAAATTAATTATAGACCAATACGACCACTCTCCCCATACTGTAACAGCGAGAATGACACTCTGTGAAAGATTATCATTGACAAGCCCCAAAACCTACCGTACCATAATAACTGAAACCGGTTGCAGTTAGCAACAACACATGGAAGGGTAACGGATTGGACACTCAAAACATTTTTACTCAGGCGGCCAAGGTGTCGATTGCGGTCATCGGCGATATGTGCCTAGACGTTTATTACTTTGCAGACAGAGGACGAACGGAAATATCCGTTGAAACAGGACTGGAAACCCGATCGGTGAATGCATGTAAACATGAGCTGGGAGGAGCCGGAAACGTCGCAGTTAATTGCAAACGGCTCGGGGCAGGCAGAGTCGATATCTTTGGCATCATCGGAGAAGATGCACACGGCGACATTATCTTATCGCTTCTGGGAAAAGAGGGAATTGGCTCCGCCGGGGTTGTTCGGCAAAGGGACCAGTGGCTTACCCATCTCTACCACAAGATTTACGAAGGGAAAACGGAAACTCCCCGTTACGATATTGGGAATTATAACAAACCAGAGGCTGCAAATATCGAAAAGCTCCTGAAGGTCATTGAAGATACAATAGACGGCTACGATTGCGTGATCATCAATGAACAGGTGATGTATGGCATACATTCCAGGGCCTTTCAGCAGGGATTAGAAAAGATCATCAAAAAAACAGAGGATCGGGTGACATGGTTTGCAGACTGCAGGAAACTTAATGACGTCTATGCTCATACCGTACACAAACTCAATGACAAGGAAGCCTTCGAACTTTTTTCAAGACACACGGCAAAACGCACAAAAAAACGATCCAGTGAAGAAGAAGTCATTCAATGGCTCTATCAACGATGGGAACGCCCTCTGATCATGACCCGAGGGGAAGATGGCGCCCTTGTTTACAACGGCCAAGAGATATTCGAGATCCCGGGGCTTCATATCATCAAAGAAATAGACACGGTAGGGGCCGGAGATGCCTTTATGGCGGGAACGGTTGTAGCCCATGGGGCAGGAGCTTCACTGCAGGATGCGGCTAAAATCGGAAACTTTACCGCCGGGGTTTGCATACAGAAGCTATTCGAAACCGGCCACCCTTCGGCACAAGAGGTGGTGGCCATTGCTTCTGATCCCGACTATCGTTACCGACCGCAGCTTGCACGGGATCAGCGCCTTGCCCGTCGATATGCAAAGACCCCCATTGAAATCCTCAATCCCCAAACCAAGGGAAGCTTTTCGGGTACCGCTCCGAAGATAGCAATTTTCGACCACGACGGGACCATCTCTACCCTGCGTCAGGGCTGGGAAGCGGTGATGCGGAACATGATGGTGAAAAGCATTGCCGGCCGCTATTACGAAAAACTCGAAGCATCGCTTCTCAAACAGATAGAAGACTCGGCTAAGGCATTAATCGAAAAAAGCACGGGGGTCCAAACCATCATACAGATGCACGCGCTCCGTGACCTGATCATATCGATGGGATTGATTCCGAAGGAGGATATCCTTAGCCCCAAGGAATACAAGGAAATTTTCAACACCATGCTGATGGAGCGAATTAGCGAAAAGCAACGGCTGCTGGAGGATGGGAGACTTTCCACAGAGGATCTGACCATGAAGGGAGCGGTTGCAATGTTGCGCGATCTCAAGGCAAGAGGCACCCGGCTCTTCCTTGCCAGCGGGACCGACCAGGAAGATGTACGCAAAGAGGCCCGTCTGCTTGGCTATGAAGAACTTTTCGACGGCGGTATCTACGGATCGGTAGGTGATGTGGAAAACGACCCCAAGCGATTGGTCATCCGAAACATTATCGGAGAAATAGAAGCAAAAGGTCCTATCGATCCTGCCAGGTGCATTGTTTTCGGAGACGGACCGGTGGAAATGAGGGAAGCAAAGAAACACGGACTAACGGCTGTCGGGATCATGAGCGACGAGAGGCAACGCTTCGGTGTCAACTATGCCAAAAGGGAAAGGCTCATCCTTGCCGGA
Coding sequences:
- a CDS encoding MFS transporter, producing MKRFFYGWIILPAAILGTLASIPGQTVGVSVFTDFLLAVHSISRSGISLAYLIGTISSAFLLSFAGRVYDRLGARRMGVPVVLFLALTLMFLSFSDHIASKAARVTALPETVVSFIVLAFGFFLVRFFGQGNLTMLSRNMTMKWFDRRRGLANAFLGISVSLGFSAAPGLIDKMITSAGWRETWRMMALGLALFAVFVFFVFRDDPRDMGQKADGGVVGTKRKAHPFVARLKPVKSLPDRDFTLQEARRRPEFWLVALTIALSALLITAATFHVVSIFGQAGISRSRAVALFFPASLVAVASQFIGSTLSDYVGERLFALIQLTGCLLLAAVVVVSSPLLMQILFILGVGLSQGMMGITSAIIWPRLFGLSHLGAISGFAMALSVAGSAVGPFTFSLSLDLFDSYSGAGMCFIVLAFALMLFAFFVKPHGTEEADG
- a CDS encoding PfkB family carbohydrate kinase is translated as MDTQNIFTQAAKVSIAVIGDMCLDVYYFADRGRTEISVETGLETRSVNACKHELGGAGNVAVNCKRLGAGRVDIFGIIGEDAHGDIILSLLGKEGIGSAGVVRQRDQWLTHLYHKIYEGKTETPRYDIGNYNKPEAANIEKLLKVIEDTIDGYDCVIINEQVMYGIHSRAFQQGLEKIIKKTEDRVTWFADCRKLNDVYAHTVHKLNDKEAFELFSRHTAKRTKKRSSEEEVIQWLYQRWERPLIMTRGEDGALVYNGQEIFEIPGLHIIKEIDTVGAGDAFMAGTVVAHGAGASLQDAAKIGNFTAGVCIQKLFETGHPSAQEVVAIASDPDYRYRPQLARDQRLARRYAKTPIEILNPQTKGSFSGTAPKIAIFDHDGTISTLRQGWEAVMRNMMVKSIAGRYYEKLEASLLKQIEDSAKALIEKSTGVQTIIQMHALRDLIISMGLIPKEDILSPKEYKEIFNTMLMERISEKQRLLEDGRLSTEDLTMKGAVAMLRDLKARGTRLFLASGTDQEDVRKEARLLGYEELFDGGIYGSVGDVENDPKRLVIRNIIGEIEAKGPIDPARCIVFGDGPVEMREAKKHGLTAVGIMSDERQRFGVNYAKRERLILAGADMLIPDFSWKDELSRWFGWR
- a CDS encoding LacI family DNA-binding transcriptional regulator, with translation MNKVTIMDIAKAAGVSKSTVSRVLSRPDMVNSKTRNRVLELMKQMDYIPNQLAQGLAGTPTRNIGVVIDELSNFFFIEIAEGVDWVLNTQNYSMQLSSSRWVEEREFLLVRSLISSRVDGILLAPVLPESPTIRLLKHAGIPFVLMNCIPEDEEISYVSCDNVKGGELAAHYINSLEKEQTILITGFEHQSMGDRVDGFYNCVDHSKGDIKRYRGVKTFEDGYDLVPILLSRDEIERKKSVLFITNDNVALGVMEHLVALSIPIPEQVSVVGYDNIRLSSLCRIPLTTVSQSIRDMGRIAAMELLDLMASPDSKPKRHLLAPEFVVRSSSV